One Syngnathoides biaculeatus isolate LvHL_M chromosome 4, ASM1980259v1, whole genome shotgun sequence DNA window includes the following coding sequences:
- the unm_hu7912 gene encoding apical junction component 1 homolog, translating to MKMTRTHPPDILTSALYQDVPLYPTAEHVVSPHSSLQCDLKMIDKAEIVNKRHCRSFDFLETLDDPQSASSRMEYPFKRPEQQTLRKDLTWNGLDQPGYLRFSSPDLFNSRQIQSHTTQDKSSHLTWSDSVNRKRSRSAPRIKSTLTPVPISVSPVEAHKDKDALETLRPSEAQRETNSSNRAFLNEVHPNKLQPHSPLYVSDCFDEGKSEKPAATPHVRCRVDIKPDAAVIQHASRQIPAWQRYSQASSARGLYVPRQISSPAPTPSECYNGDFRQGHHYATSMSPVSYQHQDMYRMPSPTAMYLNKEQRAYSNPNIPTKFFYTEDPLRYSVHPYSRAYFQDDRSSLASRGSTMTSPYDPRNRWVHTLPLRSYYTDHFSNQEPTHSVFSTPYPTSEAGSYFSQTPSSSYFGDDPRFNPYYQSCSNLYYNNPFNSHEERYFPSRQYHTEGRRRPRMSQAFSDDWYHSSVSGYSNQSSQLTPPRVRTDTGIPPWYTTYSAETSRLRTEAKNHSKSWDNILYPRNDREQPVPRGRSYENLFHQARYGASPNVSSQPVILNLSSSPKRYAALSLSETSLDRGPSNPWKNSKTGHWFVTPEITITDNDICTGSRERRGLHTVNWNTMDSERKSAPRATDLKKSFNTAEMTKERKRNNVSLQQSLEQLDELLADLVVDYKPPTSGKPSGDFLDQLKQLITEDDEKVRGSSELENRECLNTQLPSSKSSPDTIKDPDSGCDALQRSAEECSPDHSVEEEETMVCANNKCKRAENMFNACLYFKSCHSCYTFYCSRNCRRDDWETHKETCLYGRVSSVCRHAIKFCREDSEIHKAFSRIAKAGYLSRGRGVLFLGFANPETADNFLQAGLESLVMSPTYLSLRELDGFKDNLGEYCMELQQAGREYDPSECFLLNVSVAVGELVPNRPSPRVQTPTVRKYAKVSLASSSPEKKLMKKDSEMDTLILTPPPGTPAIDQEGEEGRKAREVCFVNIQRELRIRGVFLRHEYPKIYNQLCEFVESNRRFTPTTIYPIDKRTGKQFMCMIMAASEPRTLDWVDTPHLLDDII from the coding sequence ATGAAGATGACCCGGACACATCCGCCTGACATCCTGACATCAGCTCTGTATCAGGACGTTCCTCTCTATCCAACCGCCGAACACGTCGTTTCCCCTCACTCGTCTTTGCAATGTGACTTGAAGATGATCGATAAAGCGGAAATCGTCAACAAAAGACACTGCCGCAGCTTCGACTTTCTGGAAACGCTGGACGACCCGCAGTCTGCGTCATCCCGGATGGAGTATCCTTTTAAACGGCCGGAACAGCAGACCTTACGCAAAGACCTAACGTGGAATGGACTAGATCAACCGGGATATCTTCGCTTTTCATCTCCAGATTTGTTTAACTCCAGGCAAATCCAATCGCACACCACCCAAGACAAAAGCAGCCACCTCACGTGGTCGGATTCTGTCAACAGAAAAAGATCTCGGAGTGCTCCCAGAATCAAATCCACTCTCACTCCTGTGCCCATCTCTGTGTCTCCAGTGGAGGCTCACAAAGACAAGGATGCCCTCGAAACTTTGAGGCCCTCTGAAGCGCAAAGAGAGACAAATTCCTCCAATAGGGCTTTTTTGAACGAGGTCCATCCCAATAAACTACAACCCCATTCTCCCCTCTATGTGTCTGATTGTTTTGATGAGGGTAAATCAGAAAAACCAGCTGCAACGCCTCACGTCAGGTGCCGCGTAGACATTAAACCAGATGCCGCTGTAATACAACACGCGTCTCGGCAGATCCCGGCCTGGCAAAGATACTCTCAGGCCAGTAGCGCTCGAGGTTTGTATGTGCCACGGCAGATTTCCTCACCTGCACCGACTCCGAGTGAATGCTACAATGGAGATTTTCGCCAAGGCCATCACTACGCCACAAGCATGTCTCCCGTCTCTTACCAGCATCAAGACATGTACCGGATGCCCTCGCCAACTGCAATGTATCTgaacaaggaacaaagagctTACTCAAACCCAAACATCCCAACAAAGTTTTTCTATACAGAGGACCCACTTCGATATTCAGTTCATCCTTATTCAAGAGCATATTTTCAGGACGACAGGTCCAGTTTAGCCAGCCGTGGAAGTACTATGACGAGTCCTTATGATCCAAGAAATCGATGGGTGCATACCCTTCCTCTCAGGTCATATTATACTGATCATTTCTCAAACCAAGAGCCAACACACTCTGTATTTAGTACACCATACCCTACAAGTGAGGCAGGCTCCTACTTTTCTCAAACCCCCTCAAGCTCTTACTTTGGGGATGACCCTCGTTTCAATCCCTACTACCAAAGTTGCTCAAATTTATATTATAACAATCCGTTCAACTCTCACGAGGAGCGATACTTCCCATCGAGGCAGTACCACACAGAAGGGCGACGACGCCCTCGCATGTCGCAGGCGTTTTCCGATGACTGGTATCACTCAAGCGTATCTGGTTACTCCAACCAGTCTTCTCAGCTCACCCCACCGAGAGTACGGACAGACACGGGTATACCCCCGTGGTATACGACCTACAGCGCAGAGACAAGTCGGCTTAGGACAGAAGCCAAAAACCACTCCAAGTCTTGGGACAATATTCTATATCCCCGCAATGACAGAGAGCAACCAGTGCCTCGTGGAAGGAGCTACGAGAATCTGTTTCACCAAGCGAGGTACGGGGCATCTCCCAATGTCTCATCTCAACCCGTCATCCTTAACCTTTCAAGTTCACCGAAGCGCTACGCTGCCTTGTCTCTCTCGGAGACGTCTTTAGACCGAGGTCCGAGTAATCCCTGGAAGAATAGCAAGACTGGCCACTGGTTTGTGACTCCCGAGATCACCATCACGGACAATGACATATGTACAGGCAGCCGTGAGCGGCGTGGGCTGCACACCGTCAACTGGAATACGATGGACAGTGAAAGGAAATCTGCTCCAAGAGCAACTGACCTTAAGAAGTCATTCAACACTGCAGAAATGACCAAAGAAAGGAAACGTAACAATGTCTCCCTTCAGCAGAGTCTGGAGCAACTTGATGAGTTGTTAGCTGACTTAGTGGTTGATTACAAACCACCGACCAGCGGGAAGCCGAGTGGGGACTTTCTGGATCAGCTTAAACAACTGATTACGGAAGATGATGAAAAAGTCAGGGGATCTTCTGAGCTTGAAAATCGTGAATGTCTGAACACGCAGCTTCCATCGTCTAAATCCAGCCCTGACACGATCAAAGACCCCGATAGCGGCTGTGATGCTTTACAAAGAAGTGCGGAAGAATGTTCTCCGGACCACAGcgtggaggaagaggaaaccATGGTGTGCGCCAACAACAAATGCAAGCGTGCCGAAAACATGTTCAATGCGTGCTTGTACTTCAAATCATGTCATAGCTGTTACACCTTTTACTGCTCGCGAAACTGTCGGAGGGACGACTGGGAGACCCACAAAGAAACATGTCTGTACGGCCGCGTGAGCAGCGTGTGTCGGCACGCTATCAAGTTCTGCAGAGAAGATTCAGAGATTCATAAAGCCTTCTCTCGTATCGCTAAAGCTGGTTACCTCTCCAGAGGCAGAGGTGTCCTCTTTCTGGGTTTTGCCAATCCGGAGACCGCTGATAACTTTCTTCAAGCCGGGCTCGAGAGCCTCGTCATGTCGCCCACATACCTGTCTCTCCGAGAACTGGATGGCTTTAAGGACAACTTAGGTGAATACTGCATGGAACTTCAGCAGGCAGGTCGTGAGTATGATCCCAGTGAATGTTTCCTCTTGAATGTATCTGTGGCTGTTGGTGAACTAGTGCCTAATAGACCCTCACCGAGGGTCCAAACGCCAACGGTTCGAAAATATGCAAAGGTATCCTTGGCTTCTTCGAGCCCGGAAAAAAAGCTAATGAAAAAGGATAGTGAAATGGACACTCTGATCCTTACCCCGCCACCGGGAACGCCGGCCATCGACCAGGAGGGCGAGGAGGGAAGAAAAGCCAGGGAGGTGTGCTTTGTCAACATCCAGCGGGAGCTCAGGATTAGGGGAGTCTTCCTTCGACACGAGTACCCCAAAATCTACAATCAGCTGTGCGAGTTTGTGGAGAGCAACCGAAGGTTCACTCCGACAACCATTTACCCGATAGACAAGAGAACAGGGAAACAGTTTATGTGCATGATCATGGCTGCGTCGGAGCCGAGAACATTAGACTGGGTGGACACGCCCCATCTCTTGGATGATATCATTTAG